Proteins encoded together in one Chryseobacterium sp. G0201 window:
- the fabF gene encoding beta-ketoacyl-ACP synthase II — translation MELKRVVVTGFGAITPIGNNAKEYWENLLKGESGAAPITLFDATNFKTKFACEVKGFDPLQHFDKKEAKKMDRNTQLGMVAAREAVAHSRIMEDNVDKNRVGVIWGSGIGGLETFETEVLGWANTDIPRFNPFFIPKMIADITPGHISIEYGFHGPNYTTVSACASSANAIIDSKMLIQLGKADVIVCGGSEAAVTASGVGGFNAMMALSTRNDDPKTASRPFDKDRDGFVLGEGAGTIILEEYEHAVKRGATIYAELKGGGMSADAHHMTAPHPEGLGAYLVMKNCLEDAGLTADEVDHINMHGTSTPLGDVAESSAISKLLGEHAYDIQINSTKSMTGHLLGAAGVIEAIAVLGTIIHGIVPPTINHFTDDENIDSRLNFTFNEAAKKDVKVAMSNTFGFGGHNACVLFTKI, via the coding sequence ATGGAATTAAAAAGAGTAGTTGTAACCGGTTTTGGCGCAATAACACCGATTGGAAATAATGCAAAAGAATACTGGGAAAATCTTCTTAAAGGTGAGAGCGGTGCTGCTCCGATTACTCTTTTTGATGCCACAAACTTCAAAACAAAGTTCGCTTGCGAAGTGAAAGGCTTCGATCCATTGCAACATTTCGATAAGAAAGAGGCAAAGAAAATGGACCGAAATACACAACTTGGAATGGTAGCTGCCAGAGAGGCAGTTGCACATTCTAGAATAATGGAAGACAATGTAGATAAAAACAGAGTCGGCGTAATTTGGGGTTCCGGAATCGGAGGTTTAGAGACTTTTGAAACAGAAGTTTTAGGTTGGGCAAATACGGATATTCCGAGATTTAACCCTTTCTTTATTCCTAAAATGATTGCGGATATTACTCCTGGACATATCTCTATCGAGTATGGTTTCCACGGACCGAATTATACGACTGTTTCTGCTTGCGCTTCATCTGCAAATGCCATTATTGATTCAAAAATGCTGATCCAGTTAGGAAAAGCAGACGTGATTGTATGCGGAGGCTCTGAAGCAGCCGTTACAGCAAGTGGTGTTGGCGGATTTAATGCTATGATGGCTCTTTCTACAAGAAATGATGATCCTAAAACAGCTTCAAGACCTTTTGACAAAGACAGAGATGGATTTGTATTAGGCGAAGGTGCAGGTACTATTATTCTTGAAGAATATGAGCATGCGGTAAAACGTGGAGCAACAATCTATGCAGAATTGAAAGGTGGCGGTATGAGTGCAGATGCACATCATATGACGGCACCACATCCTGAAGGGTTAGGAGCTTATTTAGTAATGAAAAATTGCTTGGAAGATGCAGGGCTAACTGCTGATGAAGTAGATCATATCAACATGCATGGTACATCTACTCCATTAGGAGACGTTGCAGAATCTAGCGCAATATCAAAATTACTAGGCGAGCACGCTTACGACATTCAGATTAATTCTACAAAATCAATGACAGGTCACCTTTTGGGTGCAGCCGGAGTTATTGAGGCTATTGCAGTGTTAGGAACTATTATTCATGGTATCGTTCCTCCAACCATCAACCATTTTACTGATGATGAAAATATCGACAGCAGACTTAATTTTACATTTAACGAAGCAGCGAAAAAAGACGTAAAAGTAGCCATGAGTAATACTTTTGGATTTGGTGGGCACAATGCTTGCGTTCTATTTACGAAAATCTAA
- the rnc gene encoding ribonuclease III: MELKKYISKFLLKKRKKLSERDTFLSTHLNKMLGAEVQNVALYREAFSLKSSSKNQDSNYERLEFLGDSVLGTIISCHLFQAYPQANEGYLTQMKSKIVNRKNLNKLGEDLKLTDLLLKQNSVALGENISGNLFEALIGAVYLDFHYDTCKKIILERLLTPSEINKLENKIVSYKGLLLEWSQKKKLNIKYETCEEVQVNKAIIFRCHVWLGEEKIANATETSKKKAEEKAAQRAFYILNKKENILGNPKTL, translated from the coding sequence ATGGAGTTAAAGAAATACATTTCTAAATTCCTTCTCAAAAAAAGAAAAAAATTATCGGAAAGAGATACTTTCCTTAGTACTCATCTAAACAAGATGCTAGGTGCTGAGGTACAAAATGTTGCTCTTTACCGTGAAGCTTTTTCTTTGAAAAGCTCTTCTAAAAATCAAGACAGCAATTACGAAAGACTTGAATTTTTGGGAGATTCTGTTTTGGGTACAATTATTTCTTGTCATTTGTTCCAAGCTTATCCTCAGGCTAATGAAGGATATCTAACACAAATGAAATCTAAGATTGTTAATAGGAAGAATCTTAATAAATTAGGTGAAGACTTAAAACTTACAGACCTTTTGTTGAAACAAAATTCTGTGGCTTTAGGCGAAAATATCTCCGGAAATTTATTTGAAGCGTTAATCGGTGCTGTTTATCTCGATTTTCATTATGATACCTGTAAGAAGATCATCTTGGAAAGACTTTTAACACCATCCGAAATAAATAAGCTTGAAAATAAGATTGTAAGCTACAAAGGTCTTCTGCTAGAATGGAGCCAGAAGAAGAAATTGAATATAAAGTACGAGACTTGTGAGGAAGTCCAGGTAAATAAAGCGATCATCTTCCGATGTCATGTTTGGCTTGGAGAAGAAAAGATTGCTAATGCCACGGAAACTTCCAAAAAGAAAGCAGAAGAGAAGGCAGCACAGAGGGCATTTTATATTTTAAACAAAAAAGAAAATATACTTGGAAATCCAAAAACTTTATGA
- a CDS encoding IPExxxVDY family protein, translating to MEIQKLYDLDDIEFEDIAIGLVRLARNIPDHEFFFKINQNNDLAFSRKKDVILHGAYFDYHFPRFEAYHKFTKTCFTFISNRSSESRQKKLQTELFTEEENIKFLLNNQVDVEYILHSSEQFPDFSVILLPENLVFPIQDYTLSSEEELYQIIQYYE from the coding sequence TTGGAAATCCAAAAACTTTATGATCTAGACGATATAGAATTTGAAGATATTGCCATAGGATTGGTAAGATTAGCAAGAAATATACCCGATCATGAGTTTTTTTTTAAAATAAATCAAAATAATGATCTTGCTTTTTCAAGAAAGAAAGATGTGATTCTACATGGAGCTTATTTTGATTATCATTTTCCAAGATTTGAGGCATACCACAAGTTTACAAAGACTTGCTTTACTTTCATTTCCAACAGATCATCAGAAAGTAGACAAAAAAAGTTACAAACTGAGCTCTTTACAGAAGAAGAGAATATTAAATTTTTATTAAATAATCAGGTAGATGTAGAATATATTCTGCATAGTTCGGAACAGTTTCCTGATTTTTCCGTAATTTTGCTCCCTGAAAATCTTGTTTTTCCAATTCAAGATTATACACTAAGTTCTGAAGAAGAACTTTATCAAATTATCCAGTATTATGAATAA
- the pyk gene encoding pyruvate kinase produces the protein MNKYLKKTKIIATLGPASSSKEVMLGLMRAGVDVFRINFSHADYDLVRTNIDAIRELNKEHGYSVSILGDLQGPKLRVGVVKEGSYLNPGDILTFTNEKMEGDSTKVYMTYQQFPQDVNVGEKILIDDGKLMLEVIETNKIDTVKAKTIQGGPLSSKKGVNLPNTNVSLPALTEKDIQDANFMLDMEVDWIALSFVRHAQDIIDLKELIKKHPNGKFKTPIIAKIEKPEGVKNIDEILLECDGLMVARGDLGVEVPMEEVPAIQKNLVEKARFYSKPVIIATQMMETMINSLTPTRAEVNDVANSVLDGADAVMLSGETSVGRYPVQVVENMAKIVLNIEKTSFYQHKNEPMEKDYNCIDERFITNRVCLAAVRIAKTTNVSAIVTLTHSGYTAFQLSAHRPNSHIIVYSGNKRVITMLNLLWGVRAYYYDMKKPTDETIIQVNMLTHNHGYIETGDFVININATPSYEGGKTNTLRLTTV, from the coding sequence ATGAATAAGTATTTAAAGAAGACAAAAATTATCGCAACACTTGGGCCGGCTTCATCATCAAAAGAAGTTATGTTAGGACTTATGAGAGCAGGTGTTGACGTTTTTAGAATAAATTTTTCACATGCAGATTACGATCTTGTTCGTACTAATATTGATGCTATTAGAGAGCTTAATAAAGAACACGGATATTCTGTAAGTATTTTAGGAGATCTACAAGGTCCCAAATTAAGAGTTGGGGTTGTAAAAGAGGGTTCTTATCTTAATCCTGGAGATATTCTTACTTTCACCAACGAAAAGATGGAAGGAGACTCTACTAAGGTCTATATGACTTACCAACAGTTTCCTCAGGATGTAAATGTAGGTGAGAAAATCCTTATTGATGATGGAAAACTAATGTTGGAGGTTATTGAAACCAACAAAATAGATACAGTAAAAGCAAAAACAATTCAAGGGGGACCTTTGAGTTCTAAAAAAGGAGTAAACCTTCCTAATACGAACGTTTCTCTTCCTGCTTTGACAGAAAAAGATATTCAGGATGCTAATTTCATGCTTGACATGGAGGTTGACTGGATCGCTTTGTCATTCGTTCGTCACGCTCAAGATATTATCGACTTGAAAGAGCTTATCAAAAAGCACCCGAACGGAAAATTCAAAACGCCAATCATTGCTAAAATTGAAAAGCCTGAAGGTGTTAAAAACATCGACGAAATTCTATTGGAATGTGACGGTTTGATGGTTGCACGTGGAGATCTAGGTGTTGAAGTTCCTATGGAAGAAGTTCCTGCAATTCAGAAAAACCTGGTTGAAAAAGCGAGATTCTATTCTAAGCCTGTTATTATCGCAACTCAAATGATGGAAACGATGATCAACAGCTTAACTCCAACAAGAGCAGAGGTAAATGACGTTGCCAATTCTGTATTGGACGGTGCTGATGCTGTAATGCTTTCAGGAGAAACTTCTGTAGGTAGATATCCTGTACAGGTTGTTGAAAATATGGCTAAAATTGTCTTGAATATTGAAAAGACGAGCTTTTATCAACACAAGAATGAGCCGATGGAAAAAGACTATAACTGTATTGATGAGAGATTCATCACAAACAGAGTATGTCTTGCGGCTGTTAGAATTGCAAAAACTACAAACGTTTCAGCGATTGTTACTTTAACGCATTCAGGATATACGGCTTTCCAGCTTTCTGCACACAGACCAAATTCTCATATCATTGTTTACAGTGGTAACAAAAGAGTAATCACGATGCTAAACCTACTTTGGGGAGTTCGTGCTTATTACTATGACATGAAAAAGCCTACTGACGAAACAATTATCCAGGTAAACATGTTGACGCATAATCACGGTTATATTGAAACCGGAGATTTCGTAATCAACATCAATGCTACTCCATCTTACGAAGGTGGTAAAACGAATACATTAAGATTGACTACTGTTTAA
- a CDS encoding aldehyde dehydrogenase family protein, whose translation MEQLIENKLIKADLAFSSWKKVSFEERQGLIRKAAEILKNNSEKFGAIITTEMNKPISQSIAEVEKCALMMNYYADAENILKPEKIDSEFTYSEVHYAPKGVILGVMPWNFPFWQVLRFAVPAILAGNTVVLKHASICFGSGNAIEQVLLEAGFPEGIFQNLEVGHKEVKGILEHDTVKGVSLTGSGKAGGEVASIAGLNIKKSLLELGGSDAFIIFEDADLDKAAKEGVKSRLQNCGQTCTAAKRFIIDEKIEDEFLPKFIEEYKKYIPADPRDKETLIGGMARPDLADDLENQFKKALENGAEIIIPLERISDTEFNPGLIRVQEGNSILQEELFGPLGMIMTFKSDDEALQMANDIPFGLSNSVWTNNKDRQLFFIENLDSGTVNINRMTSSDPRFPFGGTKASGYGTELSLHALKEFVTAKTIVGD comes from the coding sequence ATGGAACAATTAATTGAGAACAAGCTTATTAAAGCTGACTTGGCTTTTTCGAGTTGGAAAAAGGTGTCGTTTGAGGAAAGACAAGGATTAATCAGAAAAGCTGCTGAAATTTTGAAGAATAATTCTGAAAAATTTGGAGCAATCATTACCACAGAAATGAACAAACCGATTTCACAATCGATTGCTGAGGTGGAGAAATGTGCTTTAATGATGAATTATTATGCTGATGCAGAAAATATTTTAAAACCAGAAAAAATTGATTCTGAATTTACGTATTCTGAAGTTCATTATGCTCCAAAAGGAGTTATTTTAGGGGTAATGCCTTGGAATTTTCCATTTTGGCAGGTATTGAGATTTGCTGTTCCTGCAATTTTGGCGGGAAATACTGTTGTTCTGAAACATGCTTCAATTTGTTTCGGCAGCGGAAATGCTATCGAACAAGTTTTATTGGAAGCCGGTTTTCCGGAAGGTATTTTCCAAAATCTGGAAGTCGGGCATAAAGAAGTAAAAGGAATTCTTGAGCACGATACAGTAAAAGGAGTGAGCCTGACCGGTAGTGGGAAAGCTGGAGGGGAAGTGGCTTCAATAGCAGGTTTAAATATCAAAAAATCTTTACTTGAATTAGGTGGAAGTGATGCTTTTATTATTTTTGAGGATGCTGATCTTGATAAAGCTGCAAAAGAAGGAGTGAAATCAAGGCTTCAAAATTGTGGACAGACTTGTACTGCTGCAAAAAGATTTATCATTGATGAGAAAATAGAAGATGAGTTTCTTCCGAAATTCATTGAAGAATATAAAAAATACATTCCTGCAGATCCGAGGGATAAAGAAACTCTGATTGGTGGAATGGCAAGACCTGATTTAGCAGATGATCTTGAAAATCAATTCAAAAAAGCGTTAGAAAACGGAGCAGAAATTATTATTCCATTGGAAAGAATTTCTGATACTGAATTTAATCCGGGATTGATCAGAGTACAGGAAGGCAATTCTATTCTGCAGGAAGAATTATTCGGACCGCTTGGAATGATTATGACCTTTAAAAGTGACGATGAAGCCTTGCAAATGGCCAATGATATTCCGTTTGGACTTTCTAACTCGGTTTGGACGAATAATAAAGATCGTCAATTATTTTTTATTGAAAACTTAGACTCAGGAACAGTAAATATCAACAGAATGACAAGTTCTGACCCCCGTTTTCCTTTTGGCGGAACAAAGGCTTCAGGATATGGAACCGAGCTTTCTTTGCATGCTTTAAAGGAGTTTGTAACTGCTAAAACGATTGTAGGGGATTAA
- the hutG gene encoding formimidoylglutamase gives MSNIWQGRFDGEEALFHRIFQRVREESNYDTISTNDFVLHGFAVDEGVRRNKGRLGAKDAPDVIRKNMSNFPVILPDFSLLDFGNITCENGNLENTQNNLAKNVSKVLLKGGKSLVLGGGHEVTYAHYLGVKTAFPEQKIGIINIDAHFDNRQPENGVGPSSGTGFWQIAQEGEINSLHIGIQRNSNTLKLFDTAHHYGMKYILADELFFENLSSIYQRIDDLLNEVDFAYLTICMDVFNASIAPGVSAAAYNGIFADATFMHFYRHILKNPKLIALDVAEVNPSYDIQDRTARLASCLVNEWFMV, from the coding sequence ATGAGCAATATTTGGCAAGGTAGATTTGACGGAGAAGAAGCTCTTTTCCACAGAATATTTCAGAGAGTAAGAGAAGAAAGCAATTACGATACTATTTCAACTAATGATTTCGTTTTACACGGTTTTGCCGTAGATGAGGGAGTTAGAAGAAATAAAGGAAGATTGGGAGCAAAAGATGCTCCGGATGTTATCAGAAAAAACATGTCTAATTTCCCTGTGATTCTTCCTGACTTTTCATTACTTGATTTTGGAAATATTACCTGTGAGAATGGGAACTTGGAAAATACTCAGAATAATCTTGCAAAAAATGTCTCAAAAGTTCTTTTGAAAGGCGGGAAATCGCTTGTTTTGGGAGGTGGTCATGAAGTGACTTATGCTCATTATCTTGGTGTAAAAACGGCTTTTCCTGAGCAAAAAATAGGAATTATTAATATTGATGCCCATTTTGACAACAGGCAGCCTGAAAATGGAGTAGGACCGAGTTCAGGAACCGGATTTTGGCAGATCGCTCAGGAAGGTGAGATAAATTCTTTACATATTGGGATTCAGAGAAATTCAAATACACTTAAACTATTTGATACCGCTCATCATTATGGAATGAAATATATTCTTGCTGATGAACTGTTTTTTGAAAATCTTTCGTCAATTTATCAAAGAATTGATGATTTATTGAATGAAGTCGATTTTGCTTATCTCACCATTTGTATGGATGTTTTTAATGCTTCCATTGCGCCTGGAGTTTCGGCTGCGGCATATAACGGAATCTTTGCTGATGCTACTTTTATGCATTTTTACAGGCATATTTTAAAGAACCCAAAACTGATCGCGTTAGATGTCGCTGAAGTTAATCCAAGCTATGATATTCAGGACAGAACAGCAAGATTAGCATCTTGTTTGGTGAACGAATGGTTTATGGTATGA
- the hutI gene encoding imidazolonepropionase, whose product MKLIGPFKQVVTLANLPLRGKLSDEQLEIITDGGILVNDNKIQSVGNFEELKSENQNIEIEIIEGEQIVLPAFVDSHTHICFGGNRANDFAMRNAGKTYLEIAESGGGIWSSVQHTRNASEEELLKTLLERINFLISLGITTIEVKSGYGLDVENELKMLRMIKKAQEQTTATLVPTCLSAHLKPRDFEGSNQEYLNYIITEILPKVKEEGLAKRVDIFIEKSAFQPEESKDFLLKTKELGFEITVHADQFTAGSSRIAVEVGAKSADHLEATIDEDIAFLAQSDTVATALPGASLGLGEKFTPARKLLDAGAILAIASDWNPGSAPMGNLITQASILATFEKLTTAEVLAGMTFRSAFALGLEDRGRLENDLKADFVTFKTNNFQNVLYNQGSLNAENIYIDGNKI is encoded by the coding sequence ATGAAACTTATAGGGCCTTTTAAGCAGGTTGTAACACTTGCCAATCTTCCGTTAAGAGGAAAATTATCTGACGAACAATTAGAAATTATTACTGATGGAGGAATTTTAGTAAATGACAACAAAATTCAAAGTGTTGGAAATTTCGAAGAATTAAAATCTGAAAATCAAAATATAGAAATCGAGATCATTGAAGGCGAACAAATTGTTCTTCCTGCTTTCGTAGATTCTCACACGCATATTTGTTTCGGTGGTAATCGTGCGAATGATTTTGCGATGAGAAATGCCGGAAAAACTTATCTGGAAATCGCAGAAAGTGGCGGGGGAATCTGGAGTTCTGTTCAGCATACAAGAAATGCCTCTGAAGAAGAATTATTAAAAACTTTATTAGAAAGAATCAATTTTCTGATCTCATTAGGAATTACCACAATTGAAGTAAAAAGCGGATATGGTCTTGATGTAGAAAACGAACTGAAAATGCTTCGAATGATTAAAAAAGCACAGGAGCAGACTACAGCGACTTTAGTTCCGACTTGTCTTTCTGCCCATTTGAAACCAAGAGATTTTGAAGGTAGCAATCAGGAATATTTAAATTATATCATTACCGAAATTTTACCAAAAGTAAAAGAAGAAGGATTAGCAAAGCGTGTTGATATTTTCATTGAAAAATCAGCATTTCAACCTGAAGAAAGTAAAGATTTCTTGCTTAAAACTAAAGAATTAGGTTTTGAAATTACCGTTCATGCAGATCAATTTACAGCCGGAAGTTCAAGAATAGCGGTTGAGGTTGGTGCGAAATCTGCAGATCATTTGGAAGCTACAATTGATGAAGATATTGCATTTTTAGCTCAATCGGATACGGTTGCAACAGCTCTTCCTGGTGCAAGTTTAGGTTTGGGAGAAAAATTTACTCCGGCCAGAAAATTATTGGATGCAGGAGCAATTTTAGCCATTGCAAGTGATTGGAATCCGGGTTCTGCACCGATGGGAAATTTAATTACTCAGGCTTCAATTTTAGCAACTTTTGAAAAATTAACCACAGCAGAAGTTTTAGCGGGAATGACTTTCCGTTCGGCATTTGCACTTGGTTTAGAAGATAGAGGTAGATTAGAAAACGATTTGAAAGCAGATTTTGTAACTTTTAAAACAAATAACTTCCAAAATGTTTTATATAATCAAGGAAGTTTAAACGCTGAAAACATCTATATTGACGGGAATAAAATTTAA
- the ruvB gene encoding Holliday junction branch migration DNA helicase RuvB, producing the protein MPDFLHPDKENYSHEELIQEEQIRPQSFKDFAGQRKTLENLEVFVTAAKKRGGALDHVLLHGPPGLGKTTLSNIIANELGVNCKITSGPVLDKPGSLAGLLTNLEENDVLFIDEIHRLSPIVEEYLYSAMEDFKIDIMLESGPNARSVQIGLNPFTLVGATTRSGMLTKPMLARFGIQSRLEYYSIELLSMIIIRSARVLGIKIYEDAALEIARRSRGTPRIANALLRRVRDFAEIKGNGEIEINITKYALNSLNVDEFGLDEMDNKIMRVMIENFKGKPVGISALATSIAENPETLEEVYEPFLIQEGFIIRTPRGREVTDKAYKHLNIAIPRNPGELF; encoded by the coding sequence ATGCCAGATTTTTTACATCCAGATAAAGAAAATTACTCCCATGAAGAGCTCATACAGGAAGAACAAATTCGTCCGCAGAGCTTTAAAGATTTTGCCGGGCAAAGAAAAACTTTAGAAAATCTTGAAGTTTTCGTTACTGCTGCAAAAAAACGTGGCGGGGCTCTAGACCATGTTCTTCTGCATGGCCCACCCGGTCTTGGTAAAACTACTTTATCCAATATTATCGCTAATGAATTGGGGGTAAACTGTAAAATTACTTCCGGTCCTGTTTTGGATAAACCGGGAAGTTTAGCTGGATTATTGACTAATCTTGAAGAAAACGACGTGCTTTTTATTGATGAAATCCACCGTCTATCTCCTATCGTAGAAGAATATTTGTATTCTGCCATGGAAGATTTTAAGATTGATATCATGCTGGAAAGTGGTCCCAATGCGAGAAGTGTACAAATTGGCTTGAATCCATTTACATTAGTTGGCGCAACAACAAGAAGTGGTATGCTGACAAAACCGATGTTGGCAAGATTCGGTATCCAAAGCAGACTGGAGTACTATTCTATTGAGCTTTTATCGATGATTATTATCAGAAGTGCGAGAGTTTTAGGAATAAAAATTTATGAAGATGCTGCCCTTGAAATTGCGAGAAGAAGTCGCGGAACTCCGAGAATTGCGAATGCTCTTTTAAGAAGAGTTCGTGATTTTGCTGAAATAAAAGGAAATGGCGAAATTGAAATTAATATTACAAAATACGCCCTGAATTCTTTAAATGTAGACGAATTCGGACTGGATGAAATGGATAACAAAATTATGCGTGTCATGATTGAAAATTTCAAAGGTAAGCCTGTCGGAATTTCAGCTTTGGCAACATCTATTGCGGAAAATCCTGAAACATTGGAAGAAGTTTATGAGCCTTTTTTAATTCAGGAAGGGTTTATTATTCGTACGCCGAGAGGTAGAGAAGTTACTGACAAAGCCTACAAACATTTAAATATTGCCATTCCTAGAAATCCGGGAGAATTATTTTAA
- a CDS encoding FMN-binding negative transcriptional regulator, giving the protein MFIPKIYRSEDYELMKQIIKENAFALLISSVDKIRATHSMMMLNEDDPENIYIESHISRANPQAKTLKNGDEVLCDFLGAHTYISSSWYDHVNVSTWNYEAVQIYGKVELMNQEELYNHLEKLTAKYENFQKCPMFVEKMGREFVEKEMKGAFGLKIIPTEIFIKQKLSQNRKEADFQNIISNLESTDENGKKIAERMKNIK; this is encoded by the coding sequence ATGTTCATACCTAAAATATACAGAAGCGAGGATTATGAATTGATGAAACAGATCATCAAAGAAAATGCTTTTGCTTTACTTATTTCTTCGGTCGATAAAATCAGAGCAACTCATTCGATGATGATGCTTAATGAAGATGATCCTGAAAATATTTATATTGAATCTCATATTTCCAGAGCAAATCCTCAGGCAAAAACATTAAAAAATGGCGATGAAGTTTTATGTGATTTTCTGGGAGCTCATACTTATATTTCCAGCAGTTGGTATGATCATGTGAATGTTTCAACATGGAATTATGAAGCGGTACAGATCTACGGAAAAGTAGAATTAATGAATCAGGAAGAACTTTACAATCATCTTGAAAAATTAACTGCCAAATATGAGAATTTTCAGAAATGCCCGATGTTTGTAGAGAAAATGGGAAGAGAATTTGTGGAAAAGGAAATGAAAGGCGCTTTTGGGTTAAAAATAATTCCGACTGAGATATTTATTAAACAAAAATTATCTCAAAACAGAAAAGAAGCAGACTTTCAGAACATTATTTCCAATCTTGAAAGTACAGATGAGAATGGAAAAAAAATCGCTGAGAGAATGAAAAATATTAAATAA
- a CDS encoding MBL fold metallo-hydrolase, with amino-acid sequence MKLYPIQCGKFKLDGGAMFGVVPKSLWEKTNPADEKNLIELGTRSLLIEDGKKLILVDCGLGNKQDDKFFGHYSLWGDDNLDKNLKKYGFVKEDITDVFLTHLHFDHCGGAIEWNDDKTGYRPAFKNAQFWTNENHWQWATEPNPREKASFLKENILPMQESGQLNFLPLPANGNYGFAPDLKMDVIFVDGHTEKQMLPVIQYQEKTVVFAADLIPTAGHINPVYVMGYDTRPLLTMEEKSKFLKQCVDNEYLLFFEHDAHNELASLKMTEKGVRLDETFSFNDVFGY; translated from the coding sequence ATGAAGTTATATCCTATACAATGTGGAAAATTTAAGCTGGACGGCGGCGCAATGTTTGGAGTCGTCCCAAAGAGTCTGTGGGAGAAAACTAACCCGGCAGACGAAAAAAATTTAATTGAATTGGGAACCCGCTCTTTATTAATTGAAGACGGAAAAAAATTAATCTTAGTAGATTGCGGTCTTGGAAACAAGCAGGATGATAAATTCTTCGGTCACTACTCTCTTTGGGGAGATGATAATTTAGATAAAAACTTAAAAAAATATGGTTTTGTAAAGGAGGATATCACCGATGTATTCTTGACTCATCTTCACTTCGACCACTGTGGTGGAGCGATCGAATGGAATGACGACAAAACCGGCTACAGACCTGCATTTAAAAATGCGCAGTTCTGGACCAACGAAAACCATTGGCAGTGGGCAACTGAGCCTAATCCAAGAGAAAAAGCAAGCTTTTTAAAGGAAAACATTCTTCCTATGCAGGAAAGCGGGCAGCTAAACTTTTTGCCACTTCCGGCAAACGGAAATTACGGTTTCGCTCCGGACTTGAAAATGGACGTTATCTTTGTTGACGGACATACAGAAAAGCAAATGCTTCCGGTGATTCAATATCAGGAGAAAACGGTTGTTTTTGCCGCAGATCTTATTCCAACTGCGGGACACATCAACCCTGTTTACGTAATGGGTTACGATACAAGACCTCTTTTAACAATGGAGGAAAAATCAAAATTCCTGAAGCAATGTGTGGATAACGAATATTTACTATTCTTCGAACACGATGCTCATAACGAATTAGCAAGTCTAAAAATGACCGAAAAAGGAGTAAGACTTGACGAGACCTTTAGTTTTAATGACGTTTTTGGATATTAA
- the coaE gene encoding dephospho-CoA kinase (Dephospho-CoA kinase (CoaE) performs the final step in coenzyme A biosynthesis.), with translation MEELHSETKKAEPPSSKVIGLTGGIGSGKTTVAHFIEECGFPVYYSDDRAKTIVNDNDELKVKIKELLGEKAYDENELYDRKFVAEKVFNDKDLLHQLNEIIHPAVRVDFEEWLEKQTKYLVFKETALLFELKLNKQCYKSLLVTAEDNIRTKRVMDRDGKTYREIEAIMEKQMSEKDKIKLADCIIYNNTNLEDLKEQTERIIFDIE, from the coding sequence ATGGAAGAATTACATTCAGAAACAAAAAAAGCAGAACCACCATCATCCAAGGTCATTGGATTAACTGGCGGAATAGGTTCTGGAAAGACCACTGTTGCTCATTTTATTGAAGAGTGCGGGTTTCCCGTTTATTACTCGGATGACAGGGCCAAAACGATTGTTAATGACAATGATGAATTGAAGGTGAAAATTAAAGAGCTTTTAGGCGAAAAAGCTTATGATGAAAACGAACTTTACGACAGGAAATTTGTTGCAGAAAAGGTTTTTAATGATAAGGATCTCCTTCATCAATTAAATGAAATCATTCATCCTGCTGTTCGCGTTGATTTTGAAGAATGGCTGGAAAAACAAACCAAATATTTAGTTTTTAAAGAAACTGCATTATTGTTTGAATTAAAGCTTAATAAACAATGCTACAAATCTCTGCTGGTAACTGCAGAAGACAACATAAGAACCAAAAGAGTAATGGATAGGGACGGAAAAACCTACCGTGAAATAGAAGCCATTATGGAGAAACAAATGTCTGAAAAAGACAAGATAAAGCTCGCAGACTGCATCATTTACAACAATACCAATCTCGAAGATCTCAAGGAACAAACCGAACGGATTATTTTCGATATAGAATAA